A genomic window from Candidatus Nitrosoglobus terrae includes:
- a CDS encoding HAD-IB family hydrolase, with amino-acid sequence MANQSLPVVAAFDFDGTLTYLDSLFPFLWTVVGTLRFTQYLTKVSPILLAYKCGYLSNHEAKQRVLTRFLSGQNLAKLEQSAEYFIQYPLPYLLRGKALQRLAWHQCQNHRCILVSASLELYLKPWANKIGFTAVLGSRLELTIDGLVTGRLNGENCYGDEKIRRLTALLGDRRNYCLYAYGDSEGDQALLDYADYAYYRQFPMENVF; translated from the coding sequence ATGGCAAATCAGAGCCTGCCTGTTGTTGCTGCGTTTGATTTCGATGGTACGCTGACTTATCTGGACAGCTTGTTTCCTTTTCTATGGACTGTGGTTGGAACTCTGCGTTTTACTCAATATTTAACTAAGGTATCTCCTATTTTGTTGGCCTATAAATGCGGCTACTTAAGTAATCATGAAGCTAAGCAGCGGGTTTTAACCCGTTTCCTATCAGGGCAAAATCTGGCTAAGCTTGAGCAAAGTGCAGAATATTTTATTCAATATCCTCTTCCCTATTTATTACGCGGTAAGGCATTACAGCGCTTAGCATGGCACCAGTGTCAGAATCATCGCTGTATTTTGGTGAGTGCCTCCTTGGAGCTTTATTTAAAACCTTGGGCTAATAAAATAGGTTTTACTGCTGTACTTGGTTCGCGTCTAGAACTAACTATTGATGGTTTAGTAACGGGACGGTTAAATGGGGAAAACTGCTATGGCGATGAAAAAATCCGACGTTTAACAGCGTTGTTAGGAGATCGTCGTAATTACTGTTTGTATGCTTATGGAGATAGTGAAGGAGATCAAGCACTGCTAGATTACGCAGATTATGCTTATTATCGCCAATTTCCCATGGAGAATGTCTTTTGA
- a CDS encoding SDR family oxidoreductase codes for MRGAVLILGATSAIARGTAVALARRGHPLYLGGRDEAELARIAADLIIRYQIKVHWGTVDAGNYAAHGLFLEQAVETMGGLEGVVLAFGYLGDTVAARTEFEEVKKIMAINLIGAVSLLNECANYLENKRSGFIIGLSSVAGDRGRQSNYYYGAAKGGLSIFLQGLRNRLFVSRVQVLTVKLGFVDTGMTFGLPRLFWVALPYTVGERIIIALEQRQDRVYVPWFWRYIMFIICAIPEFLFKRLKL; via the coding sequence ATGAGGGGCGCTGTTCTGATTCTAGGCGCTACCTCTGCAATCGCCCGTGGTACGGCAGTAGCATTGGCACGCCGTGGCCATCCGCTATACTTGGGTGGGCGAGATGAAGCTGAGTTAGCACGAATTGCAGCAGATCTTATAATTCGCTATCAGATAAAGGTGCACTGGGGAACTGTTGATGCTGGTAACTATGCAGCCCATGGTTTGTTTTTAGAGCAGGCGGTTGAAACAATGGGGGGACTAGAAGGGGTAGTATTAGCTTTCGGCTATTTAGGTGATACGGTGGCAGCTCGGACAGAATTTGAAGAAGTAAAAAAGATTATGGCTATAAATCTCATCGGTGCTGTTTCCCTACTTAATGAGTGTGCGAATTACTTAGAAAATAAACGATCAGGTTTTATTATTGGTTTATCTTCGGTGGCAGGGGATCGAGGCCGGCAAAGTAATTATTATTATGGTGCTGCTAAGGGTGGGCTCAGTATTTTTCTTCAAGGATTGCGTAACCGTTTATTTGTCTCAAGAGTACAGGTACTCACAGTTAAGCTAGGCTTTGTAGATACTGGAATGACCTTTGGGTTACCTAGGCTTTTTTGGGTTGCCTTACCCTATACCGTAGGTGAGCGGATTATCATTGCTTTGGAACAACGCCAAGATAGAGTCTACGTCCCTTGGTTTTGGCGTTATATTATGTTTATTATTTGCGCTATTCCGGAATTTTTGTTTAAGCGCCTTAAGCTTTAA